A region of Anopheles merus strain MAF chromosome 2R, AmerM5.1, whole genome shotgun sequence DNA encodes the following proteins:
- the LOC121590886 gene encoding protein CREBRF homolog isoform X1, producing MMSSFGGLQSGGGLNFTTGIGSVDGSVSIVKQEPTVYTASSADGGTTAGNNSSCNTINNNNNSHNQQHHFQQNTFMMDALSSNPMLTTASMPIPSRSANHQRVMQSDLDFGNEMDHQFRSSGQLLHDVGVMAAGNGSSFQTGSLPTQMDGMFHSGWDNLILTADGIDLGPMNAAGLQMMDTWNNLISPSSTVSSATQLDESGIQQVMVGDGTAIVLGGGGVGGLGAGQQLMEEFEVYPLEDFNEGLLCNDLNTIDGLFHDDITLLSQPLSQQSPNLSGDSAIILSPSLPQQILGRSSNLSSGGLTILASGENTVGSVGSNSVSSGFGPATAAGGMQLLTNDPMVAANYISNTNSNSSLLYDEQTRISSSPFELYTKQEPGSAVQSPLAFSPSSHGSSPSISEGGHLMVPQAGSSAAKNLLQQQLQSSFNNNNTMYNGASSTISAGKLIKSGGATSPGNNNSDTAKNQNLGGSSPGLDGGAHQQQPQQQMPLRASRRGFNFSRNSGNVGQVQHNPKYSTLQQLLMSNTSDRLGSGGNLVLGQSVPAGSGSAGLLSGAALSPGGSYSGRRLLQAQMAAGTTSAAVSVGSNAGTSGTAMSRLSSSAPTHISGFEQIWQRREPRPHLLSTGSLAEAGSTSSLSTGSILSPEAPDFSHDEGYSDDSDHYEDYSSGEDSDSEDTGKVSSSAGSKAKRYFWQYNVQAKGPKGQRLVIKTQVEDPHVLNAVTDPVFSPNCSVRGIKNLRLQHSGKARKGDGNDLTPNPRKLHNIGKELDKLGRVINDMKPVSELPFNARPKTRKEKNKLASRACRLKKKAQHEANKIKLYGLETEHKRLMNGILHLKQILVTKCSNAGTASENPEEYKQQLDTLVQTSSKIKIAGNSTEFVNKMLENVRTGNNTSIDTVLEHF from the exons ATGATGAGTAGCTTCGGCGGCTTGCAGAGCGGAGGCGGCCTAAACTTCACCACCGGTATCGGTAGCGTTGACGGAAGCGTTTCGATCGTCAAGCAGGAACCCACGGTATACACGGCTTCTTCCGCGGACGGCGGAACGACCGCGGGCAACAACAGTAGCTGCAACacgatcaacaacaacaacaacagccacaaTCAGCAACACCATTTCCAGCAGAACACCTTCATGATGGACGCACTGAGCAGCAATCCGATGCTGACGACGGCATCGATGCCGATACCGTCCCGGAGCGCCAACCATCAGCGCGTGATGCAGTCGGATCTGGACTTTGGCAACGAGATGGACCACCAGTTCCGCAGCTCTGGCCAGCTGCTGCACGATGTCGGTGTGATGGCGGccggcaacggcagcagctTTCAGACGGGCAGCCTGCCCACACAGATGGACGGCATGTTTCACAGCGGCTGGGACAACCTGATCCTGACCGCGGACGGGATCGACCTCGGGCCGATGAATGCGGCCGGTCTGCAGATGATGGACACGTggaacaatttaatttcccCGTCCTCGACGGTGTCGTCGGCAACGCAGCTGGACGAGTCGGGCATACAGCAGGTGATGGTCGGCGACGGTACCGCGATCGTGCTGGGCGGTGGTGGCGTCGGTGGACTAGGCGCCGGACAGCAACTGATGGAAGAGTTTGAGGTGTACCCGCTGGAAGATTTCAACGAAGGGCTGCTGTGCAATGATTTGAACACAATCGACGGGCTGTTTCACGACGATATAACGCTGCTCAGCCAGCCGCTGAGCCAGCAGTCGCCGAACCTGAGCGGCGACAGTGCCATCATCCTGTCGCCCAGCCTGCCCCAGCAGATTCTGGGCCGCTCGTCGAACCTTTCGTCCGGCGGGCTGACCATCTTGGCGAGCGGCGAGAACACGGTCGGCAGCGTGGGCAGTAACAGCGTGTCGTCGGGCTTCGGACCGGCCACGGCCGCCGGTGGCATGCAGCTGCTCACGAACGACCCGATGGTGGCGGCCAACTACAtcagcaacaccaacagcaacagcagcttgCTGTACGATGAGCAGACGCGCATCTCCTCGTCGCCGTTCGAGCTGTACACGAAGCAGGAACCGGGCAGTGCGGTCCAGTCCCCGCTCGCCTTCTCGCCCAGCAGCCACGGTTCCAGCCCGTCCATTTCCGAGGGTGGCCACCTGATGGTACCGCAGGCCGGCAGCTCAGCGGCGAAGaatttgctgcagcagcagctgcagagctcgttcaacaacaacaacacgatgTACAACGGTGCCTCGAGTACGATCAGCGCCGGCAAGCTGATCAAGAGCGGCGGTGCGACGTCCCCGGGCAATAATAACAGCGACACGGCGAAGAACCAGAACCTGGGCGGTAGCAGCCCGGGCCTCGATGGTGGtgcacaccagcagcagccgcagcagcagatgcCATTGCGCGCTTCGCGGCGTGGCTTCAACTTTAGCCGGAACAGCGGCAACGTGGGTCAGGTGCAGCATAACCCGAAGTATTCCaccctgcagcagctgctgatgAGCAACACGTCCGATCGGCTGGGCAGCGGCGGCAATCTGGTGCTGGGACAGTCGGTTCCCGCCGGTAGCGGTTCCGCCGGGTTGCTGTCCGGTGCCGCACTCAGCCCCGGCGGCAGTTACTCCGGCCGGCGTCTGTTGCAGGCCCAGATGGCAGCTGGAACGACGAGCGCGGCCGTTTCGGTCGGCTCGAATGCCGGCACGTCCGGTACGGCGATGTCGCGCTTGTCCTCGTCCGCACCGACACACATTTCTGGCTTCGAGCAGATTTGGCAACGGCGTGAACCGCGCCCACATCTCCTGTCGACCGGTAGTTTGGCCGAGGCTGGCTCAACCTCTTCGCTGAGCACCGGAAGCATCCTTAGCCCGGAGGCGCCCGATTTTTCACACGACGAAGGCTACTCAGACGATAGCGATCACTATGAGGACTACTCCAGCGGCGAAG ATTCGGATAGCGAGGATACGGGCAAGGTTTCGTCCAGTGCCGGCAGCAAGGCAAAGCGCTACTTCTGGCAGTACAATGTCCAGGCGAAGGGACCGAAGGGGCAGCGTTTGGTCATCAAAACGCAGGTGGAGGATCCGCACGTGCTGAACGCGGTCACTGATCCCGTATTCAGTCCGAACTGCTCCGTTCGAGGCATTAAG AATCTTCGTTTACAGCACAGCGGCAAGGCGCGGAAGGGTGACGGCAACGATCTGACGCCGAACCCTCGCAAGCTGCACAACATCGGCAAGGAGCTGGACAAGCTCGGCCGCGTCATCAACGACATGAAGCCCGTTAGCGAGCTGCCGTTCAATGCGCGCCCGAAGACGCGCAAGGAAAAGAACAAGCTGGCGTCGCGGGCCTGCCGGCTGAAGAAGAAGGCACAGCACGAAGCGAACAAGATCAAGCTGTACGGGCTGGAGACGGAACACA
- the LOC121590886 gene encoding protein CREBRF homolog isoform X2: MMSSFGGLQSGGGLNFTTGIGSVDGSVSIVKQEPTVYTASSADGGTTAGNNSSCNTINNNNNSHNQQHHFQQNTFMMDALSSNPMLTTASMPIPSRSANHQRVMQSDLDFGNEMDHQFRSSGQLLHDVGVMAAGNGSSFQTGSLPTQMDGMFHSGWDNLILTADGIDLGPMNAAGLQMMDTWNNLISPSSTVSSATQLDESGIQQVMVGDGTAIVLGGGGVGGLGAGQQLMEEFEVYPLEDFNEGLLCNDLNTIDGLFHDDITLLSQPLSQQSPNLSGDSAIILSPSLPQQILGRSSNLSSGGLTILASGENTVGSVGSNSVSSGFGPATAAGGMQLLTNDPMVAANYISNTNSNSSLLYDEQTRISSSPFELYTKQEPGSAVQSPLAFSPSSHGSSPSISEGGHLMVPQAGSSAAKNLLQQQLQSSFNNNNTMYNGASSTISAGKLIKSGGATSPGNNNSDTAKNQNLGGSSPGLDGGAHQQQPQQQMPLRASRRGFNFSRNSGNVGQVQHNPKYSTLQQLLMSNTSDRLGSGGNLVLGQSVPAGSGSAGLLSGAALSPGGSYSGRRLLQAQMAAGTTSAAVSVGSNAGTSGTAMSRLSSSAPTHISGFEQIWQRREPRPHLLSTGSLAEAGSTSSLSTGSILSPEAPDFSHDEGYSDDSDHYEDYSSGEDSDSEDTGKVSSSAGSKAKRYFWQYNVQAKGPKGQRLVIKTQVEDPHVLNAVTDPVFSPNCSVRGIKHSGKARKGDGNDLTPNPRKLHNIGKELDKLGRVINDMKPVSELPFNARPKTRKEKNKLASRACRLKKKAQHEANKIKLYGLETEHKRLMNGILHLKQILVTKCSNAGTASENPEEYKQQLDTLVQTSSKIKIAGNSTEFVNKMLENVRTGNNTSIDTVLEHF; the protein is encoded by the exons ATGATGAGTAGCTTCGGCGGCTTGCAGAGCGGAGGCGGCCTAAACTTCACCACCGGTATCGGTAGCGTTGACGGAAGCGTTTCGATCGTCAAGCAGGAACCCACGGTATACACGGCTTCTTCCGCGGACGGCGGAACGACCGCGGGCAACAACAGTAGCTGCAACacgatcaacaacaacaacaacagccacaaTCAGCAACACCATTTCCAGCAGAACACCTTCATGATGGACGCACTGAGCAGCAATCCGATGCTGACGACGGCATCGATGCCGATACCGTCCCGGAGCGCCAACCATCAGCGCGTGATGCAGTCGGATCTGGACTTTGGCAACGAGATGGACCACCAGTTCCGCAGCTCTGGCCAGCTGCTGCACGATGTCGGTGTGATGGCGGccggcaacggcagcagctTTCAGACGGGCAGCCTGCCCACACAGATGGACGGCATGTTTCACAGCGGCTGGGACAACCTGATCCTGACCGCGGACGGGATCGACCTCGGGCCGATGAATGCGGCCGGTCTGCAGATGATGGACACGTggaacaatttaatttcccCGTCCTCGACGGTGTCGTCGGCAACGCAGCTGGACGAGTCGGGCATACAGCAGGTGATGGTCGGCGACGGTACCGCGATCGTGCTGGGCGGTGGTGGCGTCGGTGGACTAGGCGCCGGACAGCAACTGATGGAAGAGTTTGAGGTGTACCCGCTGGAAGATTTCAACGAAGGGCTGCTGTGCAATGATTTGAACACAATCGACGGGCTGTTTCACGACGATATAACGCTGCTCAGCCAGCCGCTGAGCCAGCAGTCGCCGAACCTGAGCGGCGACAGTGCCATCATCCTGTCGCCCAGCCTGCCCCAGCAGATTCTGGGCCGCTCGTCGAACCTTTCGTCCGGCGGGCTGACCATCTTGGCGAGCGGCGAGAACACGGTCGGCAGCGTGGGCAGTAACAGCGTGTCGTCGGGCTTCGGACCGGCCACGGCCGCCGGTGGCATGCAGCTGCTCACGAACGACCCGATGGTGGCGGCCAACTACAtcagcaacaccaacagcaacagcagcttgCTGTACGATGAGCAGACGCGCATCTCCTCGTCGCCGTTCGAGCTGTACACGAAGCAGGAACCGGGCAGTGCGGTCCAGTCCCCGCTCGCCTTCTCGCCCAGCAGCCACGGTTCCAGCCCGTCCATTTCCGAGGGTGGCCACCTGATGGTACCGCAGGCCGGCAGCTCAGCGGCGAAGaatttgctgcagcagcagctgcagagctcgttcaacaacaacaacacgatgTACAACGGTGCCTCGAGTACGATCAGCGCCGGCAAGCTGATCAAGAGCGGCGGTGCGACGTCCCCGGGCAATAATAACAGCGACACGGCGAAGAACCAGAACCTGGGCGGTAGCAGCCCGGGCCTCGATGGTGGtgcacaccagcagcagccgcagcagcagatgcCATTGCGCGCTTCGCGGCGTGGCTTCAACTTTAGCCGGAACAGCGGCAACGTGGGTCAGGTGCAGCATAACCCGAAGTATTCCaccctgcagcagctgctgatgAGCAACACGTCCGATCGGCTGGGCAGCGGCGGCAATCTGGTGCTGGGACAGTCGGTTCCCGCCGGTAGCGGTTCCGCCGGGTTGCTGTCCGGTGCCGCACTCAGCCCCGGCGGCAGTTACTCCGGCCGGCGTCTGTTGCAGGCCCAGATGGCAGCTGGAACGACGAGCGCGGCCGTTTCGGTCGGCTCGAATGCCGGCACGTCCGGTACGGCGATGTCGCGCTTGTCCTCGTCCGCACCGACACACATTTCTGGCTTCGAGCAGATTTGGCAACGGCGTGAACCGCGCCCACATCTCCTGTCGACCGGTAGTTTGGCCGAGGCTGGCTCAACCTCTTCGCTGAGCACCGGAAGCATCCTTAGCCCGGAGGCGCCCGATTTTTCACACGACGAAGGCTACTCAGACGATAGCGATCACTATGAGGACTACTCCAGCGGCGAAG ATTCGGATAGCGAGGATACGGGCAAGGTTTCGTCCAGTGCCGGCAGCAAGGCAAAGCGCTACTTCTGGCAGTACAATGTCCAGGCGAAGGGACCGAAGGGGCAGCGTTTGGTCATCAAAACGCAGGTGGAGGATCCGCACGTGCTGAACGCGGTCACTGATCCCGTATTCAGTCCGAACTGCTCCGTTCGAGGCATTAAG CACAGCGGCAAGGCGCGGAAGGGTGACGGCAACGATCTGACGCCGAACCCTCGCAAGCTGCACAACATCGGCAAGGAGCTGGACAAGCTCGGCCGCGTCATCAACGACATGAAGCCCGTTAGCGAGCTGCCGTTCAATGCGCGCCCGAAGACGCGCAAGGAAAAGAACAAGCTGGCGTCGCGGGCCTGCCGGCTGAAGAAGAAGGCACAGCACGAAGCGAACAAGATCAAGCTGTACGGGCTGGAGACGGAACACA